In the genome of Pagrus major chromosome 17, Pma_NU_1.0, the window TCAACCCTTCACTTTGACCCACACTGTCATGCCTACATTTCAGACTTAATTCTGAGACAGCGCCACAGTATTCTGCTTAAAGTGAactaaaaacaataatttcaCTCAGATTACTCCCAACTTTTACTTCAAAGTTTAATCAGAACTGAATCCTTTGGAGACTCTTGCACACTACTTGCAATTCTAGAAATCCCACAGCATAACACTGATAGATCCTGTCTTCATCCCttccagacagacagagagagtttCGAGCCtcacacacaaatcattttttcgttaataaatcctttattattatttacacataTTGATGATGGTGTGtgaaaaatattaacttttatttGCACGATGACAACTCCCACAACTGCCTCAGTTTTGCATCTGACACACTTGCCCAGTTTCATGACACCTACAGCAGCAGATTCCTGCCAACcctcaacatcagcaaaaccacAACCTAAAGGGGAAGTACAATATAACCAAGTTGTCACTCTGATGTTTGCAGTCTGCAAGGGTCTGAATTGGTGTCAAAGCAGGCTCTAGTGCTAATAGTAAGGTTTAAAAGTTTGAGATGTGGTTTGGAAAGAGTTGACATGAATATGATTATTGTCACATTAGTTTAAGGTTTGTAGTATTCAGAAAGATGAACATTAAATCTATATCTAGACTGGTGATGGTTGTTGAAAATGCCCCCAAATTTTTGATTTCTGTCACATTTGGGAAAATAGTTTTTTCTGCCTGAAATAGCAGCAGTTGGACTAATATTTGGTatttacgtttttttttttttttaatcatgtttgCTTTTTACCAGAATTAATTCTGGTACactaaaaaataatacatttattacaGTGTTGCAGGTGCTCCCAGCCAATGTGCATGTAACAAACGTAATTTGTAGATACTAATAATTATAGCCtatttatttaagtattatGAGTCATTCTTAGAGTATGATGTCAGTCACCCTGACTCTGACTCCTGCATTTGTTCTCTATTCACAGGAGGGTCGAAAATGTTGTTTAGATTTAGATTATTAATACCCTACTATTGTCGGataatgaccccaaacacactttaaaagtAAGATAAGGACCAAACAAGACCAATGAGTGCTGACTTTCCTCTGCGGCAGGTCAAGTGCATGCTATCATTAAAGTCAGTGGGAGAAATACCATAGATATTCTAAAATTCACATGCagttttcaaagattcaacttttcacttgtattgttaaacttaaattatcatgtgtaatgaaaaaaattgtattatataaaataaaatggaacgTTGAAGCTTTTTCACTAGTGCTCACTTTTCAACCCTACTGCACATCAGTTATTTTTGACTTTATTGTTTCACTCTAGGTATTTTGTACTTTGTGCGGTTTTGTATGGTGTCTAATTCAATATCTCCATTCACATAAAATCTAAATCAATCTAAACTGTGTTTATCCAGTAAACCATACATGTTCTGCTCATCCTCACACAGCAACATGAACCTATCAGAGAACGAGATATACATGTACTTGGAGGGGTACGACTACTATGATCCTGCCTGTGATATGGATCTCAGTCCAGATCTGCCTGATGGAGCCAGGGTTATGACGGTTCTTTGCTACGTGATGTTTTGTTTAGGCCTGTTAGGTATGTTCAATAAGGTTTGACTcttaaagagaaaaagaaacatgtatTACTCTCTGAGCACATTTTATTGCATTAACCAGAATGTAATGAAATAATTTCTCATTGATTTAATTGATTCCACAGGCAACACCACAGTTCTCTGGGTTCTCCTCCGGTACATAAAGCTGAAGTCTATGACAGACGTATGCCTCCTCAACCTGGCCCTGTCTGACCTCATACTGGCTACATCCCTGCCCCTCTGGGCCATCAATTCACAGAACCTTGCACTATGCAAACTGATGACAGGAGTCTATCAGGTggggtttttttaaaattatatttactaTGTAGAACaccaaaaaatgattaaatcacTCATATTTTAATATGTAATACTCACAATTGAACAATACTTGCAAGCAGAATTCATAAAGATGCAAATTAATTATTAGCTATTAAAACCTCTTCCTCCTACATCCAGACTAAGTTTTCCTTTGTGGTTTTGTTGATAAGGTGTGAAAAGTCATGTTTAGGTTGGTGCATTCACTGCCTAACAAATCTGAAATGTCACTGCATAAATGCGAGGATGGAGAGTGCAAAATTATGGCTAATAATCTGTATTTCTTGCAAAgtgcaaaatgtaataaatgttaCTGCAAATACAGTATACCTAGGTTGTGcaaacaaaaaagtttgttttgcagcttttttaTAATAGTGGAGATATTCTCCCAATAATCAAGGTGAGATCGAGTGTTCTCAGGTGAAACAGCTGCCGTGTAATGTGGCTGTATGAAGAATCTCACTGAGGCCTGTGAAGCCTGTCACCTTTTACTGTATGCCACATCCTGCTCTGACTCTGCTTCCCCCTCTGTTCCTCTGTACAGTTGGGTTTCTACAGTGGGACAGTGTTTGTGACCCTGATGAGTGTGGACCGCTACCTGGCCATCGTCCACGCTGTTGCAGCCATGCGAGCCCGAACGCTTCAATATGGAATCATAGCCAGCATCACTATCTGGGTTATATCCGTAATTGCCGCAGTCCCTCAGGTGATCTTTCCCATCTGGAGATTGATCCAGATGATAACAGCTCTGAGTGTCAGCCGCTCTATCCAGAGGACACGCAGAGGTTTTGGAAGATGGTGCGAAACTTCAGTGAGAACACAGTGGGCCTTTTTGTGTGCCTCCCCATCATGATTTTCTGCTATGTGAAAATCCTTGTTGTGTTGCACAAGTGTAGAAACTCCAAAAAGGACCGAGCTGTAAAGCTGATATTTTctatagtgtgtgtgtctgtggtgtgcTGGGTCCCCTACAATGTCATAGTTTTCCTtcagacactgcagctgtttgaCTTCCTTAACAGCTGCGAGGCTACAAACAACATCAGCTCTGCCATGAGCTACGCTGAGATCGTTGCACTGTCTCACTGCTGGGTAAACCCACTCATCTATGCATTTGTAGGGGAGAAGTTCAGGAAGTCATTGTGCAATGTGCTGACTAGATATCCCCAGAGCAGATGGATGCTCAGTCACAGAGACACCACGGAGAAAGAGACGTCCAACACAGTCTGATTATTAAGAATGATAAACACACCTTGCTTCTGCATTAGTgtctgatgatgtgatgatgttgtccttttataaatgttattaaaatgtaaataaagtcaaataaatacagtaaaacttGATTGCTCTTTCCTCATTCTTTTTATagaaagttagaaaaaaacTTTAGGCCATTGATCTGTGAATTCAAACTGTTGTTctggcttctgtgtgtgtgtgtgtgtgtgtgtgtgtgtgtgtgtgtgtgtgtgtgtgtgtgtcacaagcTATGCACCTTGCCATAGGCCATTGCCGTTGGTTAAAATTTACAGACAGAAGACAAGAAAATGCCATAAggacagcaacagcaacaaaacttCTGAAGAATGTGCAAGCCATGAAGAGGAACAGGATACAGCAAACCATCAGTACAATAATACCGAAACAATGTCCTCTTTTGAGCACACAGGGTTGAATCAGATTATTTTGAATTGTAGTCAGTTAATTAATActtaatttatattaatttgCAGATAATGCTGTAACATAAGTTGCGGCTGGTAAATATGCAATACATACCTGTGGCATGCAAAGCAAGTCAGCCAGTGATAACATCATGATAGTAAAATTAGCACTGTATTTATACATGTTCATATGCCTGACTTTCAAAAGCAATGCCTTGAGACTGTGTAAGAAGTTATGTTAGGTGGCatagtttcttttttcagttggTAGCATGATTGGCTGAATGAGCAGAGCAGATCTTGTGGATCAGTTTGATTTTTTCTGGTTAATAAAAGTTCTGATCAGTGAAGGAGCCTTGCCATTTCTGGATCTTAAACATCAGGTAGGGGTCAGTGTATATAATTTGATTTTTTCTTGTCATGTCTAAACTGAAGGCAATATTTACCAAGAATGTTGCAGTGGTTTTCTGTCCAGGTCTTTGAGAGCCTTCTTGTACACGGCGAGAATGGGCTTAAGTGTTGTAACATAGCTTTTCTTGAGACGGGGGATGATGATTGCATTCATATATACAGTAGTTTTGCTGCTGTAGTTGTTaggtaatttaaaaaatacttgtttGTTGAAGCATAAGGTCGAGCTAAGGAGATATCTGACATGAGAGACTACTTGGATGAGTTTCAGGCAGTCTTTCTTGGCAGCTTGTAATTATTTGAAAAGAAGTGAGCAGAGCAGAATCCCTGCATCATAAAACAGCAACCTCCCTGAGTAACAATTCAGTGTTTGGTTATCCTTCTATACAATTTAGCCACTTACTCAAATCTATGCATGTCTCCCCCTTCAGAGAAAATAATTAGCTTCCTATATGTCGTGCTGTTTTGAACTGCCAATTAAGACTGGCAGAAGTTTCACTTTCTCCTCCATACTCTTCTTATTTCGACATATGACATATGAGCTGCAGTGGTATCAAGACAGTCATGGTTCCAACTATCATAAGTGTTACACAGGACAATTCTTACCAGGatacaaaattttaaaaagtgaatggTAGGAAGCATCACTATCACTGGTTTGATGTCAGTCGGTGAACTTTGTTGCGTGTCatacccctctctctccccatttCTTGTCGGCCTCTATCTCTGCTCCGAAAAggcaaaataatttaaaaatggcAATACTTGAGCTAAAGACTAAAGGAAATAGTAGATACAAAAGAAAATCTTATCACCAGATGCATTTACTTGAAATTTACTCAAATAAGATTCTAAATGAACACCAGCCACTAACCATATCAGCACAACCAAACCCATAATGGCAGACTTTAACATGCACCTATATTTTTGGACCATATAGTTGCACTCACTCATTCAGCAGCGAAGGTCAGCCCATGAAGGGCAACCAAGTAATTCATAGCTCTTTAAAAATCTTTGCCATCCAACAGTTCAGATAATATTCACTATAAATCTCACCATTAACCCTTTGCTTTTCGAcctcagtttgttttaaaatatattacatGAAAGTGTAAATCATTTCTGAACCTGAGCTCCACTCATATACTACTGTTAACTTTAAAGACCGCCTATATGTACTATAAATAAAGGGGTGTCATTCAACATTCAACAAGAACAATGGTGGTGAGGATAACGGTACATTCCCTCCTTTCCTTTATCCTGAGATACCCTCATTCACATCAGTCGCTATATAAATGCAAAGCAGGAGATGATTTAGAGCTACAGTATAGAAACTTACCTACACTTTTTGTGAATAACGTTACTAATTCTTCCATTTAGCCCATCTGTTTAACACTGAATTACTTTGGGAAACCAGAGCCACTTTATTGTCTCCGGCTTCCTTGTTCATACCACATTCTGCTCTAAGCTATTACATCCAATTTCCACCCTGATGATTATTATGTAGTAGATACTAATAGAATAATGGTGGAAGAATAGGAGAGTGCAGGGGTAATTAGAAAGCAGTGGGTCACCATGTTTGCCCAGAGGAGGATGCAGAGGGAATTACCTGGCccacagacagaggagacaggaggagggaagaagaaagagagcgTAGACGGAAAAAATATTCTATAAATGTGCGGGAgatgaaagaaaggaaaaaatggagagaggaacagaaagagaaaaagactcAAGAAGTGGAGtaagatggagacagaaaaagagagagaaaggcgacaagagagaggaaagagaaaaatgagacTTGTTTCATCTTGAAATGATGGAATGCGTTCCCGCCCCAGAGCTCTGTTCGATAGGCCGCCTTCTGTTGTCGAGCTGTGGAGGagacatggagggaggagaagggaaaagagaaagaaagagagagcaaaatGGCcatgcttatgtgtgtgtgtgtgtgtgtgtgtgtgtcggtatATATGTAAGGAGTGTGTGTATCCAAGCCATAATTCCATAAAAAGCATTTGTCCGCCTACTGCGCAGCCTTAAATGCTGCTCACTCATTCTGCTGCATGACTAATTATGATCAAAGACAGATTAACCCATGGATCTCTGCAGTCAGACATGGAAAAAAGCCTTGTATGCTGATGATGTTCTGTTATTCAAGTTAAGTGTCTCTATTTTTTGTGCTTAATCAATTATTAAcaacatttgtttatgtttgtcttAAAAAATATGCTGTCAAGAGATTAAGGCCCTTCAGTAGTAGATATTCATGTTAGGTTTCTGAACACGTTTGAAAgattcctgtttgttttttaattccaTATGTTAACGTCTTTGAAGTATAATGTTACaagagcaaaagaaaatatatttatatcatcTTCATAACTCTTTCAAGGGATGCTCTGCAATAATTAAAAGACCAGTTCACCATATTTTTACTCTTATCAACAGagacagttttggttttatgtgcCAGGGTTTTGAGATATCCCGCTGCCTCCACCCGAATATAATGAACATGAATTGAATTTTGTCTGTGATGCTCTGAGCATTAAAAAAtccatttgaaaaactcaaacGTAAGCTGCCCTTCCAACCTGAGTAAATCCGTACAAAACACTCATTCATTCCACTCATTTGTTAACACTGGAAAAGTGACAAAACCAAGTAGGCCTTCACTTTAACACAATCAATATACTTACTTCGAAACAGACAAAGGGAATGGAGGAAATTCTCACTGCTGAAAATTTTAACTCGGATAGTGGTGAAACAGCTCCAAGAATGCCTCAGGAAACCAAATATAAGTCTATCGGCAGTAGCATTTAAAGTCAGAGTCTGGTTGACTTCTTGCAGCACATGaatttaattataataaaattctggatttataataatttatatatatatttaattaataataGATATGTTGATTTCGTGCATATTAACTGCAAAAACAGTGTGCTAATTAGATCCATTACCTAAAGTTGAGACAGACAACTTTTCCCCAACTAGCATGTCCAAGTGGTTATATTGTGGGCCTCGATGTTGCAGAAACAAATAGATAATTTCCGTTTAGCTCAgagtagcaactaccaacaacacaggacacaaaGTGTGCATTTATTCatcagtcagccttcatttcccAGGAGATTTTGTGCCTTGTAGCAGACAAAATAGAATAGTGATATTGAGGTTTGTAGGGAGCTAAACCAACCACTTGTCTCTTGCCAATTGAAGTAAGAGCACtaatatgacatttaaaaatactttttgtacATGTAAAAGTTATGCATTTCAAATCCTAATTGAATCcatttgtttgactttttcagACTATTCTCTGAtctttgttttccctcttttggCCAATAATTATGTAAAGGTGCCAGTATTATGTATTGGTACTTACCTGCCCTCTTTAAGCACTGCCTCTGAGAAGTTTGGAGGTAAATATCTCTTTTGTGGAACTTCCTACAGCTCATAACAACCTAATTGCTggaataaatgttaataaatgtttctgaaacttttgtttatgttgcaattttacatttcttttggttcactttcaaaattgtattttgtaCAGTGCTGAAAGTTCAATGTAGTAGAGGAAGATGTACAATATAGCCCCcttaaatgtagtagagtagaAGTATTAAgcagcataaaatggaaatactcaggtaaagtGCATGTAACTCAGTGTCCTGTTTAGTCTAAATAATCCACAAATCAACAGTTAAcatttttcactggaactaTTTCTTTGGTACAATATAATTCAATATAAAACTTCTAAAGACCTGCGCACCCACACAAGTGTTTTCACTTCTTCTGTTTCATAAGAAAACTCACTAAAATTCACTAAAATTGCAACCCTCCCACTCTACAGGTGCAGTCAGACTGAAATTAGCCATGAGAAATGTGTTCGCTAAGGCAAAGGGGACCGGAAATAGCGTGGGATGTAAACAAAATCTGCAGGAGGCAGAGCATGGCAACAACAGTAGTCCACTAAGTTCGAAGTTTTAAACTCAGAAGGTAATGACCAAGCACAATCTTTAGACTCTGACACAGTCCTGAGAAGAGGTCCAGTCAGACAAAAGTGAAAactcctgtgtgtgtggaccaCTAGTACAGgtgttttcacctgtagtgCCTTTGAGGGTGAGGTCTGACTCAGTCTGTGTTCAAAATCGCATACTAACATACTGCCTACTACATACTCAACCAATATATTCTGTACACTGGCAATTAAATGAACAGGTAAGTGTGCCATTATCAGCAGACTGTTCACAAAGTATACTCGAGCAATACATCTTCTCGGCATCAACGCAACATTACTGGTCTCCATTATACAGTGCATTTCAGTCCTGGTCCTGGTGGCCCCTGTCCTGCATTCATTTGATAGGTCAGAATGGATGATGGAATCAGGGGGCCCCCAGGAACAGTattgaaaaacactgctttaaTACATCCATGTGTCAGCTGCCATTGAATAATAATTGGTTATCACAAATATAAATCAATATAACCTCCTCCACTCACTGTAATATATCCCAGTATTATTTCTAaggcaaaataaagaaaacgtGACAAGAAACCCAGTAACGGCTATTGTTAAGGGTTCACATTTGATTAAAGGGATAAAGAATTAAGGTAAAGTGACTATCAAGATCAAAGATGGGCTGAGCAGTGTTAGTGTGTTTGGTACACATTACTGAGAAGCAGAAtaggaggctgctgaggaggaCGCAACTACAAGTAAgaagagcgaggaggaggaggagtaggattTGTCTTTGGTCTATATATTATCTTAAATAGTTATAGTCAGTGCTTGACTTTAATAATGGAAAATACACAGAATAAACATGATACAGATAGAAATGCTGCTGTCTACTGCGTTTGCTGCAGGGATCTGTGTGACTGTGGGGCAAGAGGGGTCTGATGAGTTAGGCCGTTACCCCTGCAGGCATTTGTGCAGCCTCTCAGAAAAACTCAGAAAAACATTGGAACTCAGAAAAACATGGTTTTTGCCTTCAGTTTtcttaaaacttttaaatattcagttgtactccccaagacctgtaaacacactttaatgtgtgaaattggtggtTACACTTTAAAATATGCATCATATACAAGGGTCTCCTGAATATTCTTCAGAATGATGGTGCTATTGAAAGATTAAAGGATAGGATTAAGTTTcgtagcccacaaaacatttttggagcttcacagcaaaacagcgttgcagcattctcctaaacaagtgAAGTAGAGGGGGACTTggtcaaaatgttttgtggactatgaagcttcacctgactttccatcggcatgaaggtgagtagataaagactgaattttaatttttgggtgaacttgttcTTTAAATTCCTgcaaatgtataatttactgtGACAAACGAGTTTAAAGGTACAATACCATTATTCCATTCTCTCTATAACCAACTAATCTGTAAAAGCAGATCTGCATGTAAATGTGTCGCAGAAGGAAAAGCAAAGGTGTAAATGATAACatgaatgatggctgaattccatttagctgcttcagtttcggggtcctggtattgtgcacTGTCTCGCTGACATAGCCTACTGGGACACTCTGggacacactgacacatgaaGCCATTTGAATGTTAATCatgcttttcctactgtgacaagtaaaacatttttatgaaatgtGCCTGTTTCTTTTCTGTAGGGAATCTCACTATGTGACAATATAAAGACAGCATTAGTGGTGACTTTACAACAATTTAACACTATTTCACTATTTCTTCCCTCTAAGTAAGAAGAAGTCCCTGATTGACCCTGCTGCATTAAGACTCCAGACTGCCAGTACTGCATTATGTATAGTAACATTTAAGTAATCAGAAATGTGCTAGCTATAAATGGCAGCCCCAGCTGTTGGATCCACCACCACTTCAACCCTTACTGAGGTCACAGCTTGGATCCGCAGGCCATTGTATCTGATCCTAACTGCACCATTTGCTGCTCTCAGCCCAGTACCTACACCTCTCTTTAaatcctcttcctccatcttgtCTCAGTTCATCTCCACATGCATCAACAAATCTTTGCCGACAGGAGAGGTGCCCGCTGCCTTTAAAATAGCAGCTCTGAGTTCAACCCTGGGAAAATCTAACCTCAATCAAGGCTCTTCCTCAAACTACACAGACCCATCCTAAACCTGCTGTTTCGCACCAAAACATTACAGCAGGCTGCGCCAGGCACAGCTGTCCAAAAATGAACttgataaaacattttagttGCTATCTGttcacagcagcacaggaaTGACACTTTTAGATGACTGTGTAACATAAGCCAGCTCTGCTTCAagcctctttttcattttattacagAGCACAATATTTTCTTACATCAATCTGTCCTGAAATGGTTTTCACTTTCCTCCAACCTGAACTGATATTTGGGTAATATTTATGCATCTGCATCTTTTTACTGCagcaaaaagtgtttgaatttcATGTTAGGTATAGTGTAGTATTTCAGAGGCTGTGGTAATAAATATAAGATGTACGTGTTTAGTTGTGATTCCTTGaaactctttttctctcactttatTGTTGCATGTGCGAATACAGTACTTTCTAGAAAACACAATTCCTTTGTAAACATACCCAGATGTTTTGCCACAGATACATATTTTATTGTATAAATGCAAAGGGATTTAACAACCAAAATACGTTCATAACTGACAGGATTTACTGGTTGAATTAGTTCAAGAGAAGCTGgggaataaaaatgaaaaatggaatACACAATTTCAAATGATCCACAGAGGTGTTGTGAGACAACAACATCAGTCCAGCAAGGCACAGCTGTGTATTCATTTCCATCTGACTCAGtccaaagacaataaaaatttggcaaaacatacaatatataatattgtACAGCTTATTTTCAAAAGCCTCTGTCTATGTTCCTCTGTTTACCTGAAAAACTTGTCAATATACACTCTTGGAAGCTATCTCTTTGTAAGTCAGATCCTCCTTCACACTGTTGAGAGTCTTGATGCACAGTGTACACAtaatagaaaacagaaaacaattcCAGCTTCGTGACAAAATTATAAATGACTGTTTGTCACCAATGCGCTTAGCTATGATGTGGGCAACAGCAAAGAATATGAGAAGATATGCAttttaatgctttatttttaaagaaaaaaaatatgttatctTAGCTTTCCTCAAACTAGTTCCTCACTATCATTTGACAGTTATGATTTATACATTTGCAAGGTCTTCTGTTTGTAGGAATGAAGGggatgtttcattttctttgttcaaCAATATTTATTCACAGCGATGACACGACCAAGAGGAAATTCAAAAGGAAGCAAAGGGAATTGGGGTATTGATATTCAGGCAGATGCAGACCAGTAACAGTATGAGCAAACTACatacaaaataacaacagcagtcagcgaaatacaaaatacaggaggacaaaaagaaataaaaaggcaCAAAACAGACACTACGTTTTACTTTTTCGGTGAGATTTAAGGGAATCTTGGAGGAAGCACAACAGAAGCCAAAAGCACAAAAGcaagagagtcagagagatCGTGAACAAGCTCATTTAGGACAACAGAGGAAGGGTGTGTGGATGTGAAGTCACCCAGAGTGGAACTGTGAGTGGTGAATTTTCCGAAAGCTGCtagatgattttctttttttttagtttaagagaagtttgtttttattctattcaTTCCAGTCACTGGTCACCACAGGCTTGTATACAAGCCTGAAACTGTCAGCAAATTCATCTTTCTGTGTATGCTGCGTCATGCCTTTCACTTACCCAATCAGGCACAAATAATTGGTTCACAATCTCGCTGTCTCTCAAACTCCCATTGGTAAATGCTCTCCTCAGTTTCTTCTCAGATGAACTGAGCAGGTATTCCAGCAGGAGTCTTGTTTTCAATtactgtgtttctctttttaactGTCAAATCATTCTCTTCACTGTATGTAATGTTGTCGTGCCTGATTCGTTTCTGCAGCTCATTTGTTGTTTCTGGGAAGCTGACGTCAGAAGAAAAGGAGTTGGACTCAGCGATGCTGGCACTTCCCTTCTCTCCAGTGGTACTGGGAGGTTTCCACTCTTGACTCTTTGACACAGACAAAGATGAAATCCAAAACAAATTCATCAGGCAGCACCACACAGGGGTTTATTCATCAAACACAACAAGTAATTGGTTTTTTAAAGGGCAGATCACAGTGGGAGTGTCGGGATCGGGCCCTGATTGCTGCAATTTGGTATTTAGTCAAAGcagaaaatgcagtcatttaaGAGTTGAATTTCATTAAAATGGAATTCAATCACATCCATAATCAATGTGCACTCGACTTCAACACAACCAACAACAGTCACAGCTGCATACCTGTTAGACCTCTGTTTGATTGCGACTGTGATTCTGTGCAGTGAGCTCAATCTTAGATTCAGGATGGTCATAATACCATCCTTAAAACCAAAGGTAATTTTACAAGTTTCCCACCCGGGGATGAGAAGTGATGAAGTATGTCTTCCACTGCAGGCTGAAGACTTGTCTGCACATCACCTTCCTCCCTGAATCATATCCTCTCTCCTCTACTGACTCTAATTGCTCTCTCAAAAtatcccctctgtctctctgtctggcACTTATTCTATTTCTTTTCACACAATTTCAAGCCAACCGCATCATTTTACGGTCCCACGGGTATTGTAAGAACCAAAAGGGCCAAACCACTGCACTC includes:
- the LOC141012054 gene encoding LOW QUALITY PROTEIN: CX3C chemokine receptor 1-like (The sequence of the model RefSeq protein was modified relative to this genomic sequence to represent the inferred CDS: inserted 1 base in 1 codon) → MNLSENEIYMYLEGYDYYDPACDMDLSPDLPDGARVMTVLCYVMFCLGLLGNTTVLWVLLRYIKLKSMTDVCLLNLALSDLILATSLPLWAINSQNLALCKLMTGVYQLGFYSGTVFVTLMSVDRYLAIVHAVAAMRARTLQYGIIASITIWVISVIAAVPQVIFXHLEIDPDDNSSECQPLYPEDTQRFWKMVRNFSENTVGLFVCLPIMIFCYVKILVVLHKCRNSKKDRAVKLIFSIVCVSVVCWVPYNVIVFLQTLQLFDFLNSCEATNNISSAMSYAEIVALSHCWVNPLIYAFVGEKFRKSLCNVLTRYPQSRWMLSHRDTTEKETSNTV